A single window of Rhodococcus jostii RHA1 DNA harbors:
- a CDS encoding DUF1365 domain-containing protein — protein MTAPAIYSTTIRHARTEPVRNSFEYSSYCWYVDVDDLPHLPGWLGPFARFRAEDHFEPVPGAGADTLRARVDAFLATHGVDLRGGTVTALLNARVLGYVFNPLSVYWCHDVDGTLRCVIAEVHNTYGQRHSYLIRPDSRDRAEVDKQFYVSPFNDVSGRYEMRFPEPGDTLSLNVVLHRDGHAPFTATVRGTRQPATHRTVLKTQLRTPLAPLVVSARIRIQGITLWARGLPVTTRPDGRQKETVQ, from the coding sequence GTGACCGCGCCGGCGATCTACTCGACGACGATCCGGCACGCCCGCACCGAACCCGTCCGCAACAGTTTCGAGTATTCGAGCTACTGCTGGTACGTCGACGTCGACGACCTTCCGCACCTGCCCGGGTGGCTCGGCCCGTTCGCCCGCTTCCGCGCCGAGGATCACTTCGAGCCGGTCCCCGGTGCCGGCGCGGACACGCTGCGCGCCAGGGTGGATGCGTTCCTCGCCACCCACGGAGTCGACCTCCGCGGCGGGACGGTGACGGCGCTCCTCAACGCGCGGGTGCTCGGATACGTGTTCAACCCGCTCAGCGTGTACTGGTGCCACGACGTCGACGGCACCCTCCGCTGTGTGATCGCCGAGGTACACAACACCTATGGTCAACGGCACAGCTACCTGATCCGGCCCGACAGCCGCGACCGCGCCGAGGTGGACAAGCAGTTCTACGTCTCCCCGTTCAACGACGTGAGCGGCCGCTACGAGATGCGGTTCCCCGAGCCCGGCGACACGCTCTCGCTGAACGTGGTACTCCACCGGGACGGACACGCCCCGTTCACCGCGACGGTGCGGGGAACGCGGCAGCCCGCCACCCACCGCACGGTCCTGAAGACCCAACTACGCACTCCCCTGGCACCTCTCGTGGTGTCGGCTCGCATTCGCATCCAGGGAATCACTCTGTGGGCCCGTGGACTCCCCGTCACGACTCGGCCCGACGGCCGGCAGAAGGAGACAGTTCAGTGA